A single window of Chloracidobacterium thermophilum B DNA harbors:
- the rplM gene encoding 50S ribosomal protein L13: MSEPTSETTQAAASAESTPTAGNSPKTAVRRRPHKAYTGQTFVPKGPLPEPARKWFLVDATGLTVGRLASQIAPILMGKHHPRYTTFMDMGDGVIVINAEKVVFRGDKWNQKLYRRHTGYPGGLREIRAKDLLARFPTRILQHAIVGMLPKTKLGRQMAKKLRIYAGPNHPHQAQRPEPLVLDTLRAKR; the protein is encoded by the coding sequence ATGAGTGAACCGACATCCGAGACAACGCAGGCGGCAGCATCCGCTGAGTCCACCCCCACGGCGGGCAATTCGCCGAAAACGGCTGTCCGTCGCCGCCCACACAAGGCGTACACCGGGCAGACCTTCGTGCCCAAGGGCCCGTTGCCCGAACCGGCGCGCAAGTGGTTTCTCGTGGATGCCACAGGGCTGACCGTCGGACGGTTGGCATCGCAGATTGCTCCAATTCTGATGGGCAAGCACCATCCGCGGTACACGACCTTTATGGACATGGGCGATGGTGTGATTGTCATCAACGCCGAGAAGGTTGTTTTCCGGGGTGATAAGTGGAATCAGAAACTTTACCGGCGGCACACTGGCTACCCCGGCGGCTTGCGGGAAATCAGAGCCAAAGACCTGCTGGCCAGGTTTCCGACCCGGATTTTGCAGCACGCCATTGTCGGGATGCTGCCGAAGACGAAGCTCGGCCGCCAGATGGCCAAAAAGCTCCGCATCTACGCCGGTCCGAACCATCCACACCAGGCACAGCGCCCGGAACCGCTGGTGCTCGATACCCTGCGCGCCAAGAGGTGA
- a CDS encoding SDR family NAD(P)-dependent oxidoreductase: METWAGKTVLITGASVGIGEAFARRFAREKANLMLVARREDKLRRLAAELARQHSITVDVLAKDLSLPEAAGEVFEETERLNLQVDGLINNAGFGIGGRFVETDLKRNLEMLQLNIVTLTELTHRYLPGMLARRQGVVVNVASTAAFQAVPYLGAYAATKAYVLSFSEALHEECRDQGVLVMALCPGATATEFFDTAQVAEGTARDMLRRAQTPEEVVEAAFAGIRRRSSSVVSGLANSLLSQATRFVPRDIAARIAGNIMKAR; the protein is encoded by the coding sequence ATGGAAACGTGGGCGGGCAAAACGGTACTCATTACCGGCGCCTCAGTTGGGATAGGAGAAGCCTTTGCCCGGCGCTTTGCGCGGGAAAAAGCCAACCTGATGCTGGTGGCGCGGCGGGAAGACAAGCTCCGGCGGCTGGCGGCTGAGTTGGCCAGGCAGCACAGCATCACCGTGGATGTGCTGGCCAAAGACCTCAGTCTGCCGGAAGCAGCCGGGGAAGTCTTTGAGGAAACCGAACGGCTGAACCTCCAGGTGGACGGTCTCATCAACAACGCCGGCTTTGGTATCGGCGGGCGGTTTGTGGAAACCGACCTCAAGCGCAATCTGGAGATGCTTCAGCTCAACATTGTCACCCTGACCGAGCTGACCCATCGCTACCTGCCGGGAATGCTGGCGCGCCGGCAGGGCGTTGTTGTCAACGTGGCCTCGACGGCCGCCTTCCAGGCAGTGCCCTATCTGGGCGCTTATGCGGCCACGAAGGCCTATGTGCTGAGCTTTTCCGAGGCGTTGCACGAGGAATGCCGGGACCAGGGCGTGCTCGTCATGGCGCTGTGTCCGGGGGCCACGGCAACGGAGTTTTTCGACACGGCGCAGGTCGCCGAAGGCACGGCCCGCGACATGCTCCGCCGCGCCCAAACGCCGGAAGAAGTCGTTGAAGCCGCCTTTGCCGGCATCCGCCGGCGAAGCAGTTCTGTCGTTTCGGGCCTGGCCAACAGCCTGCTGTCGCAGGCGACGCGGTTTGTGCCACGCGACATTGCCGCCCGCATTGCCGGCAACATCATGAAAGCGCGATGA
- a CDS encoding UDP-glucuronic acid decarboxylase family protein, whose amino-acid sequence MTERILVTGGAGFIGTHLCKRLLDEGHEVICLDNFYTGQRANIRPHLSHPRFELIRHDVIEPIRLEVTQIYHLACPASPVHYQANAIQTVKTSVLGTLNMLGLAKRVGARFLLASTSEVYGDPLVHPQREDYWGNVNPIGPRSCYDEGKRVAETLTMDYHRQHHVDVRIVRIFNTYGPNMLENDGRVVSNFICQALREEPLTVYGDGSQTRSFCYVDDLVEGIVRMMQAEAFTGPVNLGNPDEFTVAELAQKVLSKTGSASPIVHRPLPENDPQRRCPDITLAGERLNWAPHIPLDVGLDRTIAYFRQVLAEPAGPAAH is encoded by the coding sequence ATGACCGAGCGAATTCTTGTCACTGGCGGGGCCGGCTTCATCGGCACACATCTCTGCAAACGACTTTTGGATGAAGGTCACGAAGTCATCTGTCTTGACAACTTCTACACGGGCCAACGCGCCAATATCCGGCCGCATCTTTCCCACCCGCGCTTTGAGCTGATACGCCACGATGTCATCGAGCCAATCCGGCTTGAAGTCACGCAAATCTACCATCTCGCCTGCCCGGCTTCGCCCGTCCACTATCAGGCGAATGCCATTCAGACCGTCAAAACCAGTGTTCTGGGGACGCTCAACATGCTGGGGCTGGCCAAACGGGTTGGCGCGCGTTTTCTGCTTGCCTCAACTTCGGAAGTCTATGGCGATCCGCTCGTGCATCCGCAGCGTGAGGACTACTGGGGCAACGTCAATCCCATTGGGCCGCGAAGCTGCTACGACGAAGGCAAGCGCGTCGCCGAAACGCTGACGATGGACTACCACCGCCAGCACCACGTGGATGTGCGGATCGTGCGGATTTTCAACACCTACGGCCCGAACATGCTCGAAAACGACGGGCGCGTGGTCAGCAACTTCATCTGCCAGGCGCTGCGGGAGGAACCTCTGACCGTCTATGGCGACGGCTCGCAGACCCGTTCCTTCTGCTACGTGGATGATCTCGTGGAAGGCATTGTCCGTATGATGCAGGCCGAAGCATTTACGGGACCGGTCAACCTCGGCAACCCGGATGAGTTCACAGTTGCTGAACTGGCACAGAAGGTGCTGTCCAAGACGGGTTCGGCGTCGCCCATCGTGCATCGCCCGCTGCCGGAAAACGATCCGCAGCGCCGGTGTCCCGACATCACCCTGGCCGGTGAACGCCTGAACTGGGCGCCGCACATCCCGCTTGATGTCGGCCTTGACCGGACGATTGCCTACTTCCGTCAGGTGCTTGCCGAGCCGGCTGGCCCCGCGGCCCACTGA
- the bchD gene encoding magnesium chelatase ATPase subunit D yields the protein MMSYAQTSPSLQLVTLPFVAVVGHAPVKRALLLLAIEPRLRGVAFAAPAGSAKSVLARGFAQIVPDVDGRRPPFVILPGNISEDRLFGGLDLEATLAGGRRRFAPGILAQAHGGYVFADNLNLLPTQVENALLTCLDEGCLRVEREGVSLTLPADFGLIAAFNPGDGPVRWHILDRLGLIVAASRQSDLETRQKVIETVAAFERDPEALQMLYAEETTLLRNLLTDARQRLPQVTLGDETLHWLCARAAALGTVGQRAEYFATLAARANAALEGRTAVNEDDCRTAEFFVLLPRATQRPESEPEPPPPPPPPSESSEDEPEPPSPPEELEDLALVFDAEEAALDADFDFFAKKARLGRYGKRSERDNFQSGRHVRSVPGEPSRGRVAIEATLRQAAPHQPARRQKLLANGQTPDRILLKKDDVRLKKLRQRTGALIVFIVDASGSMAANRMGQAKGAVVELLRQSYVNRDKVALIGCYGNESRVLLAPTQSVEAAKRQLETLPTGGATPLNDALRRAQALIEEVRRTGAYTEALVIVIGDGRGNVPARTPEPDGNLSRADAIRRELEDLARVYAASNIRLVVFDTQNRFVSRGEARQLAELFGGRYIYLPRLSAAGITDAVKQELRRSS from the coding sequence ATGATGTCTTACGCCCAAACCAGCCCTTCCCTTCAGCTCGTCACGCTGCCCTTTGTCGCTGTCGTCGGCCATGCTCCGGTCAAGCGCGCGCTGCTGCTGCTGGCCATTGAACCCCGGCTGCGCGGCGTCGCCTTTGCCGCTCCGGCCGGCAGTGCCAAGTCGGTTCTGGCGCGCGGTTTTGCCCAGATTGTCCCCGACGTGGACGGCCGGCGCCCGCCGTTCGTCATCCTGCCCGGCAACATCAGTGAAGACCGCCTTTTTGGCGGCCTCGACCTCGAAGCCACGCTCGCCGGCGGCCGGCGACGCTTCGCGCCGGGTATTCTGGCGCAAGCCCACGGCGGCTACGTCTTTGCCGACAACCTCAATCTGCTGCCGACCCAGGTGGAAAACGCCCTGCTGACCTGCCTCGACGAAGGCTGCCTGCGCGTCGAACGGGAAGGCGTCTCGCTGACCTTGCCCGCGGACTTCGGGCTGATTGCGGCCTTCAATCCGGGTGACGGCCCCGTACGCTGGCACATCCTCGACCGGCTGGGCCTCATCGTGGCCGCCTCGCGCCAGTCTGACCTCGAAACCCGGCAGAAAGTCATCGAAACCGTGGCGGCCTTCGAGCGTGACCCGGAAGCCCTGCAGATGCTTTACGCCGAAGAAACCACACTGCTTCGGAATCTCCTGACCGATGCACGGCAGCGGTTGCCGCAGGTCACGCTGGGCGATGAAACCCTGCACTGGCTTTGCGCACGCGCGGCGGCGCTGGGCACCGTCGGGCAGCGGGCAGAATACTTTGCCACGCTGGCGGCCCGGGCCAATGCCGCACTCGAAGGACGGACCGCGGTCAATGAAGACGACTGCCGGACAGCCGAGTTTTTCGTCCTGCTGCCACGCGCCACACAGCGTCCCGAAAGCGAACCCGAACCACCACCGCCGCCGCCACCGCCTTCGGAAAGCTCGGAAGACGAGCCGGAACCGCCCTCACCGCCGGAAGAACTCGAAGACCTGGCGCTGGTTTTCGACGCCGAAGAAGCGGCCCTCGACGCCGACTTCGACTTTTTTGCCAAAAAGGCGCGGCTGGGGCGCTACGGGAAACGCTCCGAGCGCGACAACTTTCAATCCGGGCGGCACGTCCGCTCCGTGCCGGGCGAACCCTCGCGGGGGCGCGTCGCCATTGAAGCCACGCTGCGTCAGGCCGCACCGCACCAGCCGGCCCGCCGCCAGAAGCTGCTCGCCAACGGACAGACACCCGACCGGATACTACTCAAAAAAGATGATGTCCGGCTCAAGAAACTCCGCCAGCGCACCGGCGCACTCATCGTCTTCATCGTGGATGCTTCCGGGAGCATGGCTGCCAACCGTATGGGACAGGCCAAAGGGGCCGTCGTCGAACTGCTGCGCCAGTCCTACGTCAACCGGGACAAAGTTGCCCTCATTGGCTGCTATGGCAACGAAAGCCGGGTGCTGCTGGCTCCGACACAAAGCGTCGAAGCGGCCAAGCGCCAGCTCGAAACCCTGCCGACCGGCGGAGCCACGCCGCTCAACGATGCACTCCGGCGGGCACAGGCGCTCATCGAGGAAGTCCGGCGCACCGGGGCCTACACCGAGGCGCTTGTCATTGTCATCGGCGACGGACGCGGCAACGTCCCGGCCCGGACGCCCGAACCGGACGGGAACCTTTCCCGCGCCGATGCTATCCGGCGTGAACTGGAAGACCTGGCGCGGGTATATGCCGCCAGTAACATCCGCCTCGTTGTCTTCGACACCCAAAACCGCTTTGTCTCACGTGGCGAAGCCAGACAGCTCGCAGAGCTGTTTGGCGGGCGATACATCTACCTGCCGCGCCTGTCGGCGGCCGGCATCACCGATGCGGTCAAGCAGGAACTGCGCCGGTCGTCCTGA
- a CDS encoding cyclic nucleotide-binding domain-containing protein, whose product MSSPEPRSSPPEFSFLRECELFSTLSDLTLQALFLRGQVVVFEPGDDVFHIGDPADYLYVIKSGVVEIRRPAMEGSRELTPVAYVSAGDVIGEVAMFTRSNRASAARMPGGGEIFRISRDNFHSVVAGFPELALRLCFTFAQRLESTVRNMRKERQRQLGGNLKFFDLPTVIQTIISSGMTGTLRVDDPLGITLAEIYFDNGHLCRSVMGHLTGSEAFFQLFQPPPTEGTFEFKGGEREVAEGATCDILLPGMTMLMEAVRMQDEVGALRCQFPANQRYRPLDDDLRWEGDENLLPIAYDIWYRLHAGEPTVRELLDSIPASHYTVLSILNHLLETMQISAHQPDSRALTNISDISQHPLPGLDTP is encoded by the coding sequence ATGTCTTCTCCAGAACCACGTTCGTCACCGCCGGAATTTTCGTTCTTGCGGGAATGCGAATTGTTTTCGACGCTTTCCGACCTGACGTTGCAGGCGCTGTTCCTGCGCGGGCAGGTCGTTGTTTTTGAACCCGGCGACGATGTTTTCCACATTGGCGATCCGGCCGATTACCTGTATGTCATCAAGTCGGGGGTCGTGGAGATTCGCCGGCCGGCAATGGAAGGCTCCAGAGAACTGACGCCAGTGGCTTACGTCTCCGCCGGCGACGTGATTGGCGAGGTCGCCATGTTCACCCGCTCCAATCGTGCTTCGGCAGCGCGCATGCCCGGCGGCGGTGAAATTTTCCGCATCTCGCGTGACAACTTTCACTCGGTTGTGGCCGGCTTCCCGGAACTCGCACTGCGGCTGTGCTTTACCTTTGCCCAGCGGCTCGAATCCACTGTGCGCAACATGCGCAAGGAACGCCAGCGCCAGTTGGGCGGAAACCTCAAGTTTTTTGACCTGCCGACGGTCATCCAGACCATCATCAGCTCCGGCATGACCGGCACGCTGCGCGTGGACGACCCGCTGGGCATCACCCTGGCCGAAATCTACTTTGACAACGGACACCTGTGCCGTTCCGTCATGGGCCATCTGACCGGCAGCGAAGCCTTCTTCCAGCTCTTTCAGCCGCCACCGACGGAAGGCACATTCGAGTTCAAAGGCGGTGAGCGGGAAGTGGCGGAAGGCGCCACCTGCGACATTCTCCTGCCCGGCATGACAATGCTCATGGAAGCTGTCCGCATGCAGGATGAAGTCGGGGCGTTGCGGTGCCAGTTTCCGGCCAACCAGCGGTATCGCCCTCTGGACGACGACCTGCGCTGGGAAGGCGACGAGAACCTGCTGCCCATCGCCTATGACATCTGGTATCGCCTGCATGCCGGAGAGCCGACGGTACGCGAGCTGCTCGACAGCATACCGGCGTCCCACTACACAGTACTTTCCATTCTGAATCACCTTCTGGAAACGATGCAGATCAGCGCCCACCAGCCGGATTCCAGGGCGTTGACCAACATCTCCGACATCAGCCAACACCCCCTTCCCGGACTGGACACTCCCTGA
- the yajC gene encoding preprotein translocase subunit YajC, protein MNIVLAQGGGGSFLIQLVPILAMVAIFYFLVIRPQQKRQKELETMRNNLKNGDRVVTEGGIYGTVAGINEKENTLHLLVAPSVKIEFSRNAIIGLRDQPNK, encoded by the coding sequence ATGAACATCGTCCTGGCACAGGGTGGTGGAGGAAGTTTTCTCATCCAGCTTGTTCCGATTCTGGCGATGGTCGCCATTTTTTACTTTCTGGTGATCCGTCCCCAGCAGAAACGCCAGAAAGAACTCGAAACCATGCGCAACAACCTCAAGAACGGCGACCGGGTTGTTACCGAAGGCGGGATTTACGGAACGGTGGCCGGTATCAATGAGAAAGAAAACACTCTGCACCTGCTCGTCGCGCCGTCGGTCAAAATTGAGTTTTCCAGAAATGCCATCATCGGCCTGCGTGACCAGCCCAACAAGTAA
- the tgt gene encoding tRNA guanosine(34) transglycosylase Tgt, whose amino-acid sequence MSLRFELLASDAGTAARRGRITTTRSVIETPVFMPVGTAATVKALTQDMLEALDARIILANTYHLFLRPGHEVIRELGGLHRFMSWPRSILTDSGGYQVFSLGELRTISEEGVTFRSHLDGTRLLLSPEVSMEVQIALGSDIVMAFDECPPYPASPEQVRHSLELTERWARRCRTYFDTHADRERQSLFGIVQGSVYPELRARSLEGLLEIGFEGYAIGGLSVGEEKHLMYDTTEFIAPRLPADKPRYLMGVGTPADLVESVARGVDMFDCVMPTRHARNGTVFTTTGRLNLRNARYVRDEQPLDPDCTCAVCRRYSRAYLAHLLRTGEILASILATYHNVHHYLDLMRQIRHALERAEFSRFRADFHRRQLSSEESLST is encoded by the coding sequence ATGAGTCTGCGCTTTGAGCTACTGGCCAGTGATGCCGGGACGGCAGCGCGGCGGGGGCGGATTACGACGACCCGCAGCGTCATTGAAACGCCGGTGTTTATGCCCGTCGGGACGGCAGCCACCGTCAAGGCGCTCACCCAGGACATGCTCGAAGCCCTGGATGCGCGCATCATTCTGGCCAACACCTATCACCTGTTTTTGCGCCCCGGGCACGAGGTCATCCGGGAACTGGGCGGTCTGCACCGCTTTATGAGCTGGCCGCGCTCGATCCTCACCGACAGCGGCGGCTATCAGGTGTTCTCGCTGGGTGAGTTGCGTACCATCAGCGAGGAAGGCGTCACCTTTCGGTCCCACCTTGACGGCACACGGTTGCTGTTGTCGCCGGAAGTCTCCATGGAGGTTCAGATCGCGCTTGGCTCCGACATCGTCATGGCCTTCGATGAGTGCCCGCCCTATCCGGCTTCGCCTGAACAGGTGCGGCACTCGCTTGAACTGACCGAACGCTGGGCGCGGCGGTGCCGGACGTACTTCGACACCCACGCCGACCGGGAGCGCCAGTCGCTGTTTGGCATTGTGCAGGGCAGCGTGTACCCGGAACTGCGCGCCCGTTCCCTGGAGGGACTGCTGGAGATTGGCTTTGAGGGCTACGCCATCGGCGGCCTCAGCGTTGGCGAGGAAAAACACCTGATGTACGACACGACGGAGTTCATCGCGCCGCGCCTGCCGGCGGACAAGCCCCGCTACCTGATGGGCGTCGGGACGCCGGCCGACCTGGTTGAATCCGTGGCGCGCGGGGTGGACATGTTCGACTGCGTCATGCCCACACGCCACGCGCGCAACGGCACGGTGTTCACCACGACCGGCCGGCTCAACCTGCGCAATGCGCGCTACGTCCGTGATGAGCAACCGCTTGACCCGGACTGCACCTGTGCGGTCTGCCGGCGGTACTCGCGGGCCTATCTGGCGCACCTGCTGCGGACGGGAGAAATTCTCGCCTCCATCTTGGCAACCTATCACAACGTGCATCACTATCTTGACCTGATGCGGCAGATTCGGCACGCTCTGGAACGGGCCGAGTTCAGCCGCTTCCGGGCTGACTTCCACCGTCGGCAGCTTTCATCCGAGGAGTCTCTTTCAACATGA
- a CDS encoding TerC/Alx family metal homeostasis membrane protein has product MQPHLASAATTHPVHFVVFITLVIGFLWVDLASGKTDRPVSMLKAATWSGIWVAVSLAFAGYVASIRGTDDAILFLTAYALEKSLAVDNLFVFLAIFSAFAIPEYLHHRILYWGIIGALIFRAIFIGLGVGLLFGARALGALTIFGWHIELQRVVFFGFGLVILWSVHALFRAGQKDTTEEETDYTNHWAVRFLRQFFPNRIATQLDRGRFLTRVTDGQGRHYHALTPAFLCLLVIEASDIMFAFDSVPAIFAVTQDPFLVYTSNIFAVLGLRSMYFLVAAAKRMLVHLDKAVFVILLFIGIKMLALAFDWFHLPPLVSLSVVLGLLALGVGASLLDRHKRVSGETS; this is encoded by the coding sequence ATGCAGCCCCACCTGGCGTCGGCGGCCACCACCCATCCGGTTCATTTTGTTGTTTTCATTACGCTTGTTATCGGCTTTCTCTGGGTTGATCTGGCTTCCGGCAAAACGGACCGGCCGGTTTCAATGCTCAAGGCAGCCACCTGGTCGGGCATCTGGGTGGCGGTCTCGCTGGCTTTTGCCGGCTATGTGGCCTCGATTCGTGGCACGGACGACGCCATCCTGTTTCTGACGGCTTATGCCCTCGAAAAATCCCTGGCCGTAGATAACCTCTTCGTCTTTCTGGCGATTTTTTCCGCCTTTGCCATTCCAGAGTATCTGCACCACCGGATTCTGTACTGGGGCATCATTGGTGCGCTGATTTTCCGTGCCATTTTCATCGGACTGGGCGTTGGCCTGCTGTTTGGTGCGCGGGCGCTGGGGGCGCTGACCATCTTCGGCTGGCATATCGAACTCCAGCGCGTGGTCTTTTTTGGTTTCGGCCTGGTCATTCTGTGGTCGGTGCACGCCCTCTTTCGCGCCGGGCAGAAGGACACGACCGAAGAGGAAACGGACTACACCAACCACTGGGCTGTTCGCTTTCTGCGCCAGTTTTTTCCCAACCGGATTGCGACACAACTCGACCGTGGTCGCTTCCTGACCAGGGTCACAGATGGGCAGGGGCGGCACTACCATGCGCTGACTCCGGCCTTTCTGTGCCTGCTGGTGATTGAGGCCTCGGACATCATGTTTGCCTTCGACAGCGTACCGGCGATTTTTGCGGTCACGCAGGACCCGTTTCTGGTCTATACAAGCAATATCTTCGCCGTGCTTGGTTTGCGCTCGATGTATTTTTTGGTGGCGGCAGCCAAGCGCATGCTTGTTCACCTCGACAAAGCTGTGTTTGTCATTCTTCTTTTCATCGGCATCAAGATGCTGGCGCTGGCCTTTGACTGGTTTCACCTGCCGCCGCTGGTCAGCCTGAGCGTTGTTCTGGGTCTGCTGGCGCTGGGTGTCGGGGCTTCCCTGCTGGACAGGCACAAGCGGGTCAGCGGGGAGACTTCCTAG